From the genome of Calliopsis andreniformis isolate RMS-2024a unplaced genomic scaffold, iyCalAndr_principal scaffold0022, whole genome shotgun sequence, one region includes:
- the Pfk gene encoding ATP-dependent 6-phosphofructokinase isoform X1: protein MAEDLAAQRFIKPGSHKGKGLAVFTSGGDSQGMNAAVRAVVRMGIYLGCKVFFIKEGYQGMVDGGSNIVEATWSSVSCIIHRGGTVIGSARCKEFREHAGRRKAAKNLVTRGITNLVVIGGDGSLTGANLFKEEWPDLLKELAEAGEITKEQADKYQHLHIVGMVGSIDNDFCGTDMTIGTDSALHRIIESIDAIVSTAYSHQRTFIMEVMGRHCGYLAIVGALAAEADYVFCPESPPPVDWPDKLCKKLEQERLTGQRLNIIIVAEGAVDRNGEPITAEKVHKVVVDKLQQDTRITVLGHVQRGGNPSAFDRVLGCRMGAEAVMALMEATPDTEACVVTLDGNQAVRLPLMECVRRTKAVAQAMADKNWELAVQLRGKGFARNLETYKMLTRLKAPVDHDPNKESNGPTLTKQFTLCGQDHYTLAVMHIGSPSCGMNAAVRSFVRNCIYRGDKVYGICDGVLGLMAGKFKLMDWPSVTGWVAQGGAYLGTKRAPPKEDQLPQIAQKLKEYGIQALLIIGGFEGYQTGLTFYKARDKFEEFRIPIAMIPATISNNVPGTEFSLGCDTALNEITEICDRIRQSAQGTKRRVFIIETMGGYCGYLATVAGLAGGADAAYIFEEKFNIKDLNQDVIAMAAKMSEGVQRGLILRNENANSNYNTDFMQRLFSEEGKGLFSCRMNIIGHMQQGGSPTPFDRNLGTKMGSKAVEWFTEQLKKHTNAEGKTTTMNVDTAVMIGIVRRQYRFTPFTELIEVTDFEHRIPTYQWWIKLRPLLKVLAKHESTYEEEGLYITVEEMDLENDPPLV, encoded by the exons ATGGCGGAAGATCTAGCAGCACAAAGGTTCATAAAACCTGGTAGCCATAAAGGTAAAGGTCTTGCTGTATTTACCAGTGGAGGTGATTCTCAAG GAATGAATGCAGCAGTTCGTGCAGTTGTTAGGATGGGTATTTATTTAGGGTGCAAGGTTTTTTTCATTAAAGAAGGGTATCAGGGTATGGTGGATGGTGGAAGCAATATTGTAGAAGCAACTTGGTCTTCTGTGTCTTGTATAATTCATAGG GGTGGCACAGTAATAGGTTCTGCTCGGTGCAAAGAATTCAGGGAACACGCTGGTCGTAGAAAAGCGGCTAAAAATTTAGTAACTCGCGGGATAACTAATTTAGTTGTAATTGGTGGTGATGGATCTCTTACCGGTGCAAATCTCTTTAAAGAGGAATGGCCTGATTTGTTAAAAGAGTTAGCTGAGGCAG GAGAAATAACTAAAGAACAAGCAGATAAATATCAACACTTGCATATCGTTGGTATGGTGGGTTCTATTGACAATGATTTTTGCGGAACTGACATGACCATTGGTACTGACTCTGCATTGCATCGTATTATCGAAAGTATCGATGCGATTGTCAGTACTGCATATTCTCATCAAAGAACATTTATTATGGAAGTTATGGGTCGCCATTGTGG GTATCTGGCAATTGTGGGTGCTTTAGCTGCGGAGGCAGATTATGTTTTCTGCCCGGAATCGCCACCTCCCGTTGACTGGCCTGATAAACTATGTAAAAAGTTGGAGCAG gaAAGACTTACCGGACAACGACTGAATATTATTATCGTAGCGGAAGGTGCAGTCGATAGAAACGGTGAACCAATTACTGCCGAGAAAGTTCATAAAGTTGTCGTCGATAAGTTGCAACAGGATACTAGAATCACTGTTCTCGGTCATGTTCAAAGAGGTGGTAATCCGTCAGCTTTTGATAGAGTTCTG GGTTGCCGAATGGGTGCGGAAGCTGTGATGGCATTAATGGAAGCAACGCCGGACACTGAGGCATGCGTGGTTACACTGGATGGAAATCAAGCTGTGAGATTACCACTTATGGAATGTGTTCGTCGTACTAAAGCAGTAGCCCAAGCTATGGCCGATAAGAATTGGGAGCTTGCTGTTCAGCTTCGTGGAAA aggATTTGCTCGTAATCTGGAAACATACAAGATGTTGACTCGTCTGAAAGCACCCGTAGATCATGATCCGAATAAG GAAAGTAATGGACCCACACTAACAAAG CAATTCACTTTATGTGGACAA GATCATTATACGCTAGCTGTAATGCATATAGGATCACCTTCTTGCGGTATGAATGCTGCCGTGCGTTCCTTCGTTAGAAATTGTATCTATCGCGGTGATAAG GTTTATGGTATATGCGATGGAGTCTTGGGGCTTATGGCTGGAAAGTTCAAGCTAATGGATTGGCCTTCCGTTACCGGTTGGGTTGCACAGGGCGGGGCTTATTTAGGAACAAAACGTGCTCCACCGAAAGAAGACCAATTGCCACAAATTGCTCAAAAACTTAAGGAGTATGGAATTCAAGCTCTGCTTATCATAGGAGGATTTGAG GGATATCAAACAGGGCTTACTTTCTATAAAGCTAGGGATAAATTTGAAGAATTCCGAATTCCTATAGCTATGATTCCTGCAACCATCAGCAATAATGTTCCAGGGACCGAGTTTTCACTAGGCTGTGACACTGCGCTTAATGAAATTACAGAG ATATGCGATCGAATCCGTCAGTCAGCTCAGGGTACAAAACGTCGGGTATTCATAATTGAAACTATGGGTGGATATTGCGGATATTTGGCAACTGTTGCGGGTTTAGCTGGTGGAGCTGACGCAGCGTATATTTTCGAAGAAAAATTCAATATCAAAGATTTGAATCAAGACGTGATTGCAATGGCTGCAAAGATGTCCGAAGGCGTACAAAGAGGTCTCATTTTGAGAAACGAGAATGCTAATTCTAATTATAATACGGATTTTATGCAGAGACTTTTCAGCGAGGAAGGAAAGGGTCTGTTTAGCTGTCGAATGAACATTATTG GTCATATGCAACAAGGTGGTTCACCAACACCATTCGACCGTAACTTAGGCACAAAAATGGGTTCTAAAGCAGTCGAATGGTTTACTGAGCAATTAAAGAAACATACGAATGCCGAGGGTAAGACTACAACCATGAATGTCGATACCGCAGTTATGATCGGTATTGTACGAAGACAGTATAGATTTACGCCGTTTACAGAGCTTATTGAAGTTACTGATTTCGA GCATCGCATTCCGACGTATCAGTGGTGGATAAAATTGCGACCGTTACTTAAAGTTTTAGCAAAACACGAGTCCACTTACGAAGAAGAGGGACTTTATATAACCGTTGAAGAAATGGATCTTGAGAATGATCCGCCTCTTGTTTAA
- the Pfk gene encoding ATP-dependent 6-phosphofructokinase isoform X4: protein MAEDLAAQRFIKPGSHKGKGLAVFTSGGDSQGMNAAVRAVVRMGIYLGCKVFFIKEGYQGMVDGGSNIVEATWSSVSCIIHRGGTVIGSARCKEFREHAGRRKAAKNLVTRGITNLVVIGGDGSLTGANLFKEEWPDLLKELAEAGEITKEQADKYQHLHIVGMVGSIDNDFCGTDMTIGTDSALHRIIESIDAIVSTAYSHQRTFIMEVMGRHCGYLAIVGALAAEADYVFCPESPPPVDWPDKLCKKLEQERLTGQRLNIIIVAEGAVDRNGEPITAEKVHKVVVDKLQQDTRITVLGHVQRGGNPSAFDRVLGCRMGAEAVMALMEATPDTEACVVTLDGNQAVRLPLMECVRRTKAVAQAMADKNWELAVQLRGKGFARNLETYKMLTRLKAPVDHDPNKDHYTLAVMHIGSPSCGMNAAVRSFVRNCIYRGDKVYGICDGVLGLMAGKFKLMDWPSVTGWVAQGGAYLGTKRAPPKEDQLPQIAQKLKEYGIQALLIIGGFEGYQTGLTFYKARDKFEEFRIPIAMIPATISNNVPGTEFSLGCDTALNEITEICDRIRQSAQGTKRRVFIIETMGGYCGYLATVAGLAGGADAAYIFEEKFNIKDLNQDVIAMAAKMSEGVQRGLILRNENANSNYNTDFMQRLFSEEGKGLFSCRMNIIGHMQQGGSPTPFDRNLGTKMGSKAVEWFTEQLKKHTNAEGKTTTMNVDTAVMIGIVRRQYRFTPFTELIEVTDFEHRIPTYQWWIKLRPLLKVLAKHESTYEEEGLYITVEEMDLENDPPLV, encoded by the exons ATGGCGGAAGATCTAGCAGCACAAAGGTTCATAAAACCTGGTAGCCATAAAGGTAAAGGTCTTGCTGTATTTACCAGTGGAGGTGATTCTCAAG GAATGAATGCAGCAGTTCGTGCAGTTGTTAGGATGGGTATTTATTTAGGGTGCAAGGTTTTTTTCATTAAAGAAGGGTATCAGGGTATGGTGGATGGTGGAAGCAATATTGTAGAAGCAACTTGGTCTTCTGTGTCTTGTATAATTCATAGG GGTGGCACAGTAATAGGTTCTGCTCGGTGCAAAGAATTCAGGGAACACGCTGGTCGTAGAAAAGCGGCTAAAAATTTAGTAACTCGCGGGATAACTAATTTAGTTGTAATTGGTGGTGATGGATCTCTTACCGGTGCAAATCTCTTTAAAGAGGAATGGCCTGATTTGTTAAAAGAGTTAGCTGAGGCAG GAGAAATAACTAAAGAACAAGCAGATAAATATCAACACTTGCATATCGTTGGTATGGTGGGTTCTATTGACAATGATTTTTGCGGAACTGACATGACCATTGGTACTGACTCTGCATTGCATCGTATTATCGAAAGTATCGATGCGATTGTCAGTACTGCATATTCTCATCAAAGAACATTTATTATGGAAGTTATGGGTCGCCATTGTGG GTATCTGGCAATTGTGGGTGCTTTAGCTGCGGAGGCAGATTATGTTTTCTGCCCGGAATCGCCACCTCCCGTTGACTGGCCTGATAAACTATGTAAAAAGTTGGAGCAG gaAAGACTTACCGGACAACGACTGAATATTATTATCGTAGCGGAAGGTGCAGTCGATAGAAACGGTGAACCAATTACTGCCGAGAAAGTTCATAAAGTTGTCGTCGATAAGTTGCAACAGGATACTAGAATCACTGTTCTCGGTCATGTTCAAAGAGGTGGTAATCCGTCAGCTTTTGATAGAGTTCTG GGTTGCCGAATGGGTGCGGAAGCTGTGATGGCATTAATGGAAGCAACGCCGGACACTGAGGCATGCGTGGTTACACTGGATGGAAATCAAGCTGTGAGATTACCACTTATGGAATGTGTTCGTCGTACTAAAGCAGTAGCCCAAGCTATGGCCGATAAGAATTGGGAGCTTGCTGTTCAGCTTCGTGGAAA aggATTTGCTCGTAATCTGGAAACATACAAGATGTTGACTCGTCTGAAAGCACCCGTAGATCATGATCCGAATAAG GATCATTATACGCTAGCTGTAATGCATATAGGATCACCTTCTTGCGGTATGAATGCTGCCGTGCGTTCCTTCGTTAGAAATTGTATCTATCGCGGTGATAAG GTTTATGGTATATGCGATGGAGTCTTGGGGCTTATGGCTGGAAAGTTCAAGCTAATGGATTGGCCTTCCGTTACCGGTTGGGTTGCACAGGGCGGGGCTTATTTAGGAACAAAACGTGCTCCACCGAAAGAAGACCAATTGCCACAAATTGCTCAAAAACTTAAGGAGTATGGAATTCAAGCTCTGCTTATCATAGGAGGATTTGAG GGATATCAAACAGGGCTTACTTTCTATAAAGCTAGGGATAAATTTGAAGAATTCCGAATTCCTATAGCTATGATTCCTGCAACCATCAGCAATAATGTTCCAGGGACCGAGTTTTCACTAGGCTGTGACACTGCGCTTAATGAAATTACAGAG ATATGCGATCGAATCCGTCAGTCAGCTCAGGGTACAAAACGTCGGGTATTCATAATTGAAACTATGGGTGGATATTGCGGATATTTGGCAACTGTTGCGGGTTTAGCTGGTGGAGCTGACGCAGCGTATATTTTCGAAGAAAAATTCAATATCAAAGATTTGAATCAAGACGTGATTGCAATGGCTGCAAAGATGTCCGAAGGCGTACAAAGAGGTCTCATTTTGAGAAACGAGAATGCTAATTCTAATTATAATACGGATTTTATGCAGAGACTTTTCAGCGAGGAAGGAAAGGGTCTGTTTAGCTGTCGAATGAACATTATTG GTCATATGCAACAAGGTGGTTCACCAACACCATTCGACCGTAACTTAGGCACAAAAATGGGTTCTAAAGCAGTCGAATGGTTTACTGAGCAATTAAAGAAACATACGAATGCCGAGGGTAAGACTACAACCATGAATGTCGATACCGCAGTTATGATCGGTATTGTACGAAGACAGTATAGATTTACGCCGTTTACAGAGCTTATTGAAGTTACTGATTTCGA GCATCGCATTCCGACGTATCAGTGGTGGATAAAATTGCGACCGTTACTTAAAGTTTTAGCAAAACACGAGTCCACTTACGAAGAAGAGGGACTTTATATAACCGTTGAAGAAATGGATCTTGAGAATGATCCGCCTCTTGTTTAA
- the Pfk gene encoding ATP-dependent 6-phosphofructokinase isoform X2 has protein sequence MAEDLAAQRFIKPGSHKGKGLAVFTSGGDSQGMNAAVRAVVRMGIYLGCKVFFIKEGYQGMVDGGSNIVEATWSSVSCIIHRGGTVIGSARCKEFREHAGRRKAAKNLVTRGITNLVVIGGDGSLTGANLFKEEWPDLLKELAEAGEITKEQADKYQHLHIVGMVGSIDNDFCGTDMTIGTDSALHRIIESIDAIVSTAYSHQRTFIMEVMGRHCGYLALVAAICCEADFVFIPEWPPEQDWPNKLCKKLLQERLTGQRLNIIIVAEGAVDRNGEPITAEKVHKVVVDKLQQDTRITVLGHVQRGGNPSAFDRVLGCRMGAEAVMALMEATPDTEACVVTLDGNQAVRLPLMECVRRTKAVAQAMADKNWELAVQLRGKGFARNLETYKMLTRLKAPVDHDPNKESNGPTLTKQFTLCGQDHYTLAVMHIGSPSCGMNAAVRSFVRNCIYRGDKVYGICDGVLGLMAGKFKLMDWPSVTGWVAQGGAYLGTKRAPPKEDQLPQIAQKLKEYGIQALLIIGGFEGYQTGLTFYKARDKFEEFRIPIAMIPATISNNVPGTEFSLGCDTALNEITEICDRIRQSAQGTKRRVFIIETMGGYCGYLATVAGLAGGADAAYIFEEKFNIKDLNQDVIAMAAKMSEGVQRGLILRNENANSNYNTDFMQRLFSEEGKGLFSCRMNIIGHMQQGGSPTPFDRNLGTKMGSKAVEWFTEQLKKHTNAEGKTTTMNVDTAVMIGIVRRQYRFTPFTELIEVTDFEHRIPTYQWWIKLRPLLKVLAKHESTYEEEGLYITVEEMDLENDPPLV, from the exons ATGGCGGAAGATCTAGCAGCACAAAGGTTCATAAAACCTGGTAGCCATAAAGGTAAAGGTCTTGCTGTATTTACCAGTGGAGGTGATTCTCAAG GAATGAATGCAGCAGTTCGTGCAGTTGTTAGGATGGGTATTTATTTAGGGTGCAAGGTTTTTTTCATTAAAGAAGGGTATCAGGGTATGGTGGATGGTGGAAGCAATATTGTAGAAGCAACTTGGTCTTCTGTGTCTTGTATAATTCATAGG GGTGGCACAGTAATAGGTTCTGCTCGGTGCAAAGAATTCAGGGAACACGCTGGTCGTAGAAAAGCGGCTAAAAATTTAGTAACTCGCGGGATAACTAATTTAGTTGTAATTGGTGGTGATGGATCTCTTACCGGTGCAAATCTCTTTAAAGAGGAATGGCCTGATTTGTTAAAAGAGTTAGCTGAGGCAG GAGAAATAACTAAAGAACAAGCAGATAAATATCAACACTTGCATATCGTTGGTATGGTGGGTTCTATTGACAATGATTTTTGCGGAACTGACATGACCATTGGTACTGACTCTGCATTGCATCGTATTATCGAAAGTATCGATGCGATTGTCAGTACTGCATATTCTCATCAAAGAACATTTATTATGGAAGTTATGGGTCGCCATTGTGG TTACCTGGCTCTAGTGGCAGCCATATGTTGCGAAGCTGATTTTGTGTTCATCCCAGAATGGCCACCTGAACAGGATTGGCCAAACAAGCTGTGCAAAAAATTGTTACAG gaAAGACTTACCGGACAACGACTGAATATTATTATCGTAGCGGAAGGTGCAGTCGATAGAAACGGTGAACCAATTACTGCCGAGAAAGTTCATAAAGTTGTCGTCGATAAGTTGCAACAGGATACTAGAATCACTGTTCTCGGTCATGTTCAAAGAGGTGGTAATCCGTCAGCTTTTGATAGAGTTCTG GGTTGCCGAATGGGTGCGGAAGCTGTGATGGCATTAATGGAAGCAACGCCGGACACTGAGGCATGCGTGGTTACACTGGATGGAAATCAAGCTGTGAGATTACCACTTATGGAATGTGTTCGTCGTACTAAAGCAGTAGCCCAAGCTATGGCCGATAAGAATTGGGAGCTTGCTGTTCAGCTTCGTGGAAA aggATTTGCTCGTAATCTGGAAACATACAAGATGTTGACTCGTCTGAAAGCACCCGTAGATCATGATCCGAATAAG GAAAGTAATGGACCCACACTAACAAAG CAATTCACTTTATGTGGACAA GATCATTATACGCTAGCTGTAATGCATATAGGATCACCTTCTTGCGGTATGAATGCTGCCGTGCGTTCCTTCGTTAGAAATTGTATCTATCGCGGTGATAAG GTTTATGGTATATGCGATGGAGTCTTGGGGCTTATGGCTGGAAAGTTCAAGCTAATGGATTGGCCTTCCGTTACCGGTTGGGTTGCACAGGGCGGGGCTTATTTAGGAACAAAACGTGCTCCACCGAAAGAAGACCAATTGCCACAAATTGCTCAAAAACTTAAGGAGTATGGAATTCAAGCTCTGCTTATCATAGGAGGATTTGAG GGATATCAAACAGGGCTTACTTTCTATAAAGCTAGGGATAAATTTGAAGAATTCCGAATTCCTATAGCTATGATTCCTGCAACCATCAGCAATAATGTTCCAGGGACCGAGTTTTCACTAGGCTGTGACACTGCGCTTAATGAAATTACAGAG ATATGCGATCGAATCCGTCAGTCAGCTCAGGGTACAAAACGTCGGGTATTCATAATTGAAACTATGGGTGGATATTGCGGATATTTGGCAACTGTTGCGGGTTTAGCTGGTGGAGCTGACGCAGCGTATATTTTCGAAGAAAAATTCAATATCAAAGATTTGAATCAAGACGTGATTGCAATGGCTGCAAAGATGTCCGAAGGCGTACAAAGAGGTCTCATTTTGAGAAACGAGAATGCTAATTCTAATTATAATACGGATTTTATGCAGAGACTTTTCAGCGAGGAAGGAAAGGGTCTGTTTAGCTGTCGAATGAACATTATTG GTCATATGCAACAAGGTGGTTCACCAACACCATTCGACCGTAACTTAGGCACAAAAATGGGTTCTAAAGCAGTCGAATGGTTTACTGAGCAATTAAAGAAACATACGAATGCCGAGGGTAAGACTACAACCATGAATGTCGATACCGCAGTTATGATCGGTATTGTACGAAGACAGTATAGATTTACGCCGTTTACAGAGCTTATTGAAGTTACTGATTTCGA GCATCGCATTCCGACGTATCAGTGGTGGATAAAATTGCGACCGTTACTTAAAGTTTTAGCAAAACACGAGTCCACTTACGAAGAAGAGGGACTTTATATAACCGTTGAAGAAATGGATCTTGAGAATGATCCGCCTCTTGTTTAA
- the Pfk gene encoding ATP-dependent 6-phosphofructokinase isoform X3, with translation MAEDLAAQRFIKPGSHKGKGLAVFTSGGDSQGMNAAVRAVVRMGIYLGCKVFFIKEGYQGMVDGGSNIVEATWSSVSCIIHRGGTVIGSARCKEFREHAGRRKAAKNLVTRGITNLVVIGGDGSLTGANLFKEEWPDLLKELAEAGEITKEQADKYQHLHIVGMVGSIDNDFCGTDMTIGTDSALHRIIESIDAIVSTAYSHQRTFIMEVMGRHCGYLAIVGALAAEADYVFCPESPPPVDWPDKLCKKLEQERLTGQRLNIIIVAEGAVDRNGEPITAEKVHKVVVDKLQQDTRITVLGHVQRGGNPSAFDRVLGCRMGAEAVMALMEATPDTEACVVTLDGNQAVRLPLMECVRRTKAVAQAMADKNWELAVQLRGKGFARNLETYKMLTRLKAPVDHDPNKESNGPTLTKDHYTLAVMHIGSPSCGMNAAVRSFVRNCIYRGDKVYGICDGVLGLMAGKFKLMDWPSVTGWVAQGGAYLGTKRAPPKEDQLPQIAQKLKEYGIQALLIIGGFEGYQTGLTFYKARDKFEEFRIPIAMIPATISNNVPGTEFSLGCDTALNEITEICDRIRQSAQGTKRRVFIIETMGGYCGYLATVAGLAGGADAAYIFEEKFNIKDLNQDVIAMAAKMSEGVQRGLILRNENANSNYNTDFMQRLFSEEGKGLFSCRMNIIGHMQQGGSPTPFDRNLGTKMGSKAVEWFTEQLKKHTNAEGKTTTMNVDTAVMIGIVRRQYRFTPFTELIEVTDFEHRIPTYQWWIKLRPLLKVLAKHESTYEEEGLYITVEEMDLENDPPLV, from the exons ATGGCGGAAGATCTAGCAGCACAAAGGTTCATAAAACCTGGTAGCCATAAAGGTAAAGGTCTTGCTGTATTTACCAGTGGAGGTGATTCTCAAG GAATGAATGCAGCAGTTCGTGCAGTTGTTAGGATGGGTATTTATTTAGGGTGCAAGGTTTTTTTCATTAAAGAAGGGTATCAGGGTATGGTGGATGGTGGAAGCAATATTGTAGAAGCAACTTGGTCTTCTGTGTCTTGTATAATTCATAGG GGTGGCACAGTAATAGGTTCTGCTCGGTGCAAAGAATTCAGGGAACACGCTGGTCGTAGAAAAGCGGCTAAAAATTTAGTAACTCGCGGGATAACTAATTTAGTTGTAATTGGTGGTGATGGATCTCTTACCGGTGCAAATCTCTTTAAAGAGGAATGGCCTGATTTGTTAAAAGAGTTAGCTGAGGCAG GAGAAATAACTAAAGAACAAGCAGATAAATATCAACACTTGCATATCGTTGGTATGGTGGGTTCTATTGACAATGATTTTTGCGGAACTGACATGACCATTGGTACTGACTCTGCATTGCATCGTATTATCGAAAGTATCGATGCGATTGTCAGTACTGCATATTCTCATCAAAGAACATTTATTATGGAAGTTATGGGTCGCCATTGTGG GTATCTGGCAATTGTGGGTGCTTTAGCTGCGGAGGCAGATTATGTTTTCTGCCCGGAATCGCCACCTCCCGTTGACTGGCCTGATAAACTATGTAAAAAGTTGGAGCAG gaAAGACTTACCGGACAACGACTGAATATTATTATCGTAGCGGAAGGTGCAGTCGATAGAAACGGTGAACCAATTACTGCCGAGAAAGTTCATAAAGTTGTCGTCGATAAGTTGCAACAGGATACTAGAATCACTGTTCTCGGTCATGTTCAAAGAGGTGGTAATCCGTCAGCTTTTGATAGAGTTCTG GGTTGCCGAATGGGTGCGGAAGCTGTGATGGCATTAATGGAAGCAACGCCGGACACTGAGGCATGCGTGGTTACACTGGATGGAAATCAAGCTGTGAGATTACCACTTATGGAATGTGTTCGTCGTACTAAAGCAGTAGCCCAAGCTATGGCCGATAAGAATTGGGAGCTTGCTGTTCAGCTTCGTGGAAA aggATTTGCTCGTAATCTGGAAACATACAAGATGTTGACTCGTCTGAAAGCACCCGTAGATCATGATCCGAATAAG GAAAGTAATGGACCCACACTAACAAAG GATCATTATACGCTAGCTGTAATGCATATAGGATCACCTTCTTGCGGTATGAATGCTGCCGTGCGTTCCTTCGTTAGAAATTGTATCTATCGCGGTGATAAG GTTTATGGTATATGCGATGGAGTCTTGGGGCTTATGGCTGGAAAGTTCAAGCTAATGGATTGGCCTTCCGTTACCGGTTGGGTTGCACAGGGCGGGGCTTATTTAGGAACAAAACGTGCTCCACCGAAAGAAGACCAATTGCCACAAATTGCTCAAAAACTTAAGGAGTATGGAATTCAAGCTCTGCTTATCATAGGAGGATTTGAG GGATATCAAACAGGGCTTACTTTCTATAAAGCTAGGGATAAATTTGAAGAATTCCGAATTCCTATAGCTATGATTCCTGCAACCATCAGCAATAATGTTCCAGGGACCGAGTTTTCACTAGGCTGTGACACTGCGCTTAATGAAATTACAGAG ATATGCGATCGAATCCGTCAGTCAGCTCAGGGTACAAAACGTCGGGTATTCATAATTGAAACTATGGGTGGATATTGCGGATATTTGGCAACTGTTGCGGGTTTAGCTGGTGGAGCTGACGCAGCGTATATTTTCGAAGAAAAATTCAATATCAAAGATTTGAATCAAGACGTGATTGCAATGGCTGCAAAGATGTCCGAAGGCGTACAAAGAGGTCTCATTTTGAGAAACGAGAATGCTAATTCTAATTATAATACGGATTTTATGCAGAGACTTTTCAGCGAGGAAGGAAAGGGTCTGTTTAGCTGTCGAATGAACATTATTG GTCATATGCAACAAGGTGGTTCACCAACACCATTCGACCGTAACTTAGGCACAAAAATGGGTTCTAAAGCAGTCGAATGGTTTACTGAGCAATTAAAGAAACATACGAATGCCGAGGGTAAGACTACAACCATGAATGTCGATACCGCAGTTATGATCGGTATTGTACGAAGACAGTATAGATTTACGCCGTTTACAGAGCTTATTGAAGTTACTGATTTCGA GCATCGCATTCCGACGTATCAGTGGTGGATAAAATTGCGACCGTTACTTAAAGTTTTAGCAAAACACGAGTCCACTTACGAAGAAGAGGGACTTTATATAACCGTTGAAGAAATGGATCTTGAGAATGATCCGCCTCTTGTTTAA